The Gammaproteobacteria bacterium genome includes a region encoding these proteins:
- a CDS encoding GGDEF domain-containing protein has product MNSHNKRQEPSVFKKNSPLLINTPLPPARLVSTQKGLTSNLNQQLFKTLDIEAQLTIFSKTIQQKVPHSALRYQNSTLKLDLIFGKSAAHHQEFKLHIDGNDLGCIGISRKKTFFATEIEQIEASLDQLLFPLRNAVLYRQALQYAFYDALTGTHNRLGMDQMLPREIQLAQRHQTPISLLIVDLDRFKRVNDTLGHQAGDALLCELTTVFRRYLRKTDLIFRYGGDEFVIALNNTDQKGANIVATRIQQGIATTPFNFKGMEINISVSIGLTEIQPDDSLDSAFCRADEALYQAKRQGRNTVVPLQKELASKLVSTP; this is encoded by the coding sequence ATGAACTCACACAACAAACGACAAGAACCTTCTGTTTTCAAAAAAAACAGCCCTTTGCTGATCAATACACCGTTACCGCCCGCCCGCCTTGTTTCGACACAAAAGGGGCTCACCTCTAATCTAAATCAGCAACTGTTTAAAACGTTGGACATTGAAGCTCAACTGACTATTTTTTCTAAAACAATCCAACAGAAGGTGCCTCACAGCGCCCTTCGCTATCAAAACAGCACACTAAAGCTGGATCTGATTTTTGGAAAAAGTGCAGCGCATCACCAAGAATTTAAGCTCCATATTGATGGCAACGATCTGGGCTGTATCGGCATCAGCCGCAAAAAAACCTTTTTCGCCACAGAGATTGAACAGATCGAAGCCTCTCTTGATCAGCTGCTCTTCCCTCTGCGCAACGCCGTTCTCTACCGACAAGCGTTGCAATACGCTTTTTATGATGCCCTCACCGGAACCCACAACCGTTTGGGCATGGATCAGATGCTGCCCAGAGAGATTCAACTGGCGCAACGCCACCAAACGCCCATCTCTCTGCTCATTGTTGATCTGGATCGGTTTAAACGGGTCAACGACACACTCGGCCATCAAGCAGGCGATGCGCTGCTCTGTGAATTAACCACGGTATTTAGACGTTATTTAAGAAAAACCGATCTTATTTTCCGTTACGGTGGCGATGAATTTGTCATCGCCCTCAACAACACCGACCAAAAGGGCGCGAACATTGTCGCCACGCGCATTCAACAAGGCATCGCCACAACGCCCTTCAACTTCAAAGGCATGGAGATCAACATCAGTGTCAGCATTGGCTTGACCGAAATCCAGCCCGATGACAGCCTCGACAGCGCCTTTTGCCGTGCAGACGAAGCGCTCTACCAAGCCAAGCGCCAAGGCCGAAACACCGTCGTTCCGCTGCAAAAAGAGTTGGCTTCAAAGCTGGTATCTACACCCTAA
- the aat gene encoding leucyl/phenylalanyl-tRNA--protein transferase, which yields MNIFPIHPDDENTPFPASDWALDDPNGLLAFGAQLTPKRLLMAYRNGIFPWYNPGEPILWWSPDPRCVLWPEHIHISRSLLKLLKKQPFELRKNSAFAEVMQACSEPRLDEPGTWISADMKAAYLKMHQLGYAQSIECWQEGKLVGGLYGIQLGAVFFGESMFSRVANASKVALVDLAQNHGVDLIDGQVSSPHLHTLGAINISRNAFLAHLERLIPNP from the coding sequence ATGAACATCTTCCCCATCCACCCCGACGATGAAAACACCCCCTTTCCGGCCAGCGATTGGGCCTTGGACGACCCCAATGGTCTGTTGGCATTTGGTGCTCAACTGACCCCAAAGCGGCTGTTAATGGCCTATCGCAACGGCATTTTTCCTTGGTACAACCCAGGAGAGCCAATTCTCTGGTGGTCGCCCGATCCACGCTGCGTACTCTGGCCTGAGCACATCCACATCTCACGCAGTCTGCTAAAACTGCTGAAAAAACAGCCCTTTGAACTGCGTAAAAACAGCGCCTTTGCCGAGGTGATGCAGGCCTGCTCCGAACCTCGCCTTGATGAACCAGGCACTTGGATCAGCGCCGATATGAAAGCCGCTTACCTTAAAATGCACCAGTTGGGTTACGCCCAATCCATCGAATGCTGGCAAGAGGGCAAATTGGTCGGCGGTCTCTACGGCATTCAACTCGGCGCTGTTTTTTTTGGTGAATCCATGTTCAGCCGCGTTGCCAACGCCTCCAAAGTCGCCTTGGTTGATTTGGCGCAAAACCACGGCGTGGATCTGATCGACGGTCAAGTCTCCTCTCCGCATCTGCACACCCTTGGCGCGATTAATATTTCTCGCAATGCTTTTTTAGCTCACCTTGAGCGGCTCATTCCCAACCCCTAA
- the purL gene encoding phosphoribosylformylglycinamidine synthase: MLCLHGSAALSQFRLQQLLAEVQTRLPAVMALDVHFVHLAEVVGAFSAEDRQRLNQLLDYGEVSEQPSEEEGGSLLLVTPRQGTISPWSSKATDIVHNCGLKTIQRIERGVVYRFSSGDEPLTAEELGELHSLLHDRMTEQVWPSLDAAEQLFEHATPAPLNRINILSSGRGALEQANRLLGLALSDDEIDYLLVNFQAMQRNPTDVELMMFAQANSEHCRHKIFNADWVVDGEVQEKTLFSMIRNTHKHAPEGVLSAYKDNAAVIRGNWGKRFFPQDDDGGLYAAVEEAMPIQIKVETHNHPTAISPFAGAATGSGGEIRDEGATGIGSKPKAGLCGFSVSNLRIPDFEQPWEKDHGKPERIVSSLEVMLEGPLGAAAFNNEFGRPNLTGYFRTFEEKVPAGENGEEELRGYHKPIMIAGGLGGIRPNHVEKGDIPPRANIIVLGGPAMLIGLGGGAASSMDSGASAEDLDFASVQRGNPEMERRCQEVIDRCTAQGENNPIISIHDIGAGGLSNAVPELVNDAGRGGTFELRKVPNDEPGMSPMAIWCNESQERYVMAVSDQRLASFVELCERERCPYAVLGRATQEQQLVVKDRHFGNNAVDIPMEVLLGKAPKMTRNVVHRVVKHTAFDTSKIDLSDAVQRVLRLPAVASKSFLITIGDRSITGMVCRDQMVGPWQVPVADVAVTCNDYEGYYGEAMAMGERSPLALINPAASGRMAIAEALSNLAASSIESLGDVKLSANWMAAAGHAGEDAALFDTVKAVGEELCPELGIAIPVGKDSLSMKTVWQHEGEDRAVIGPLSLVITAFAPVEDVRVTLTPQLQREAVESELILLDLGLGKSRLGGSALAQVYKQVGDETPDLESAKQFKAFFALIQRLNRNGLLLAYHDRSDGGLFVTLCEMAFAGHTGLDVDVSMLGKDVLASLFNEELGAVLQVAEHNVARVMELIGEAGLQACVHSIGTLNECDEIRLLNAQETLFHAKRAELQSIWSETSYQMQLLRDNPDCAKEAFSEQSTEDVGQSVRLSFDPRQDVTAAYLSGARPRVAILREQGVNGQVEMAAAFDRAGFDAIDVHMSDLIEGRVSLVDVNGLVACGGFSYGDVLGAGGGWAKSVLFNERAREQFERFFQRHDSFSLGVCNGCQMLSQLKSLIPGAQHWPRFVRNRSEQFEARFSRVEILESPSLFLQGMAGSQLSIAVAHGEGRALFDSETDKNAAQLALRYLDNQGNPASSYPANPNGSPEGITGLTSDDGRVTIMMPHPERVFRTVQHSWHPKEWGEEGPWLRMFRNARRWVN, translated from the coding sequence ATGCTCTGTTTACACGGCTCTGCCGCCTTGTCTCAATTCCGTCTGCAACAGTTGTTGGCCGAAGTTCAAACCCGTTTGCCTGCTGTTATGGCACTTGATGTACATTTTGTTCATTTGGCTGAAGTGGTCGGTGCATTTTCCGCTGAGGATCGCCAACGTCTGAATCAACTGCTCGATTACGGTGAAGTTTCTGAGCAGCCTTCAGAGGAAGAAGGCGGTAGCTTGTTGCTGGTCACACCTCGCCAAGGCACCATCTCGCCTTGGTCATCAAAAGCGACGGACATTGTGCATAACTGTGGTTTAAAGACGATTCAGCGCATTGAGCGCGGCGTGGTTTATCGCTTTTCTAGTGGTGATGAGCCACTCACTGCTGAGGAGCTCGGTGAGCTACACAGCCTGTTACACGACCGCATGACGGAGCAGGTGTGGCCGAGTTTGGATGCAGCAGAGCAGCTGTTTGAACACGCCACTCCAGCGCCATTGAACCGCATTAATATTTTGTCCTCTGGGCGTGGTGCGTTAGAGCAAGCCAATCGCTTGCTGGGTTTGGCGTTGTCAGACGATGAAATAGATTACTTGTTGGTGAACTTTCAGGCCATGCAGCGCAACCCCACGGATGTGGAGTTGATGATGTTTGCCCAAGCCAACTCGGAACATTGTCGGCATAAGATCTTCAATGCCGATTGGGTGGTGGATGGTGAAGTGCAAGAAAAAACCCTGTTTTCCATGATTCGCAACACCCACAAACACGCGCCTGAAGGTGTCTTGTCGGCTTACAAAGACAACGCAGCAGTGATTCGTGGTAACTGGGGTAAGCGGTTTTTCCCACAAGACGATGACGGTGGGCTGTACGCGGCGGTTGAAGAGGCGATGCCGATTCAGATCAAGGTTGAAACCCACAATCACCCCACGGCAATCTCACCTTTTGCTGGAGCGGCTACCGGTTCAGGTGGCGAGATCCGCGATGAAGGGGCAACGGGCATCGGCTCAAAACCCAAAGCAGGTCTGTGTGGTTTTTCTGTTTCTAATTTGCGTATTCCTGATTTTGAACAGCCTTGGGAGAAAGACCACGGCAAACCAGAACGCATTGTCTCCTCATTGGAGGTGATGCTGGAGGGGCCTTTGGGCGCAGCGGCGTTTAACAACGAGTTTGGTCGCCCGAACTTGACCGGTTATTTTCGTACTTTTGAAGAGAAAGTGCCTGCCGGTGAAAACGGCGAAGAGGAGCTGCGTGGTTACCATAAGCCGATCATGATTGCCGGTGGTTTGGGTGGCATTCGTCCTAATCATGTGGAAAAAGGCGATATTCCACCCAGAGCCAACATCATTGTGTTGGGTGGTCCGGCAATGCTGATCGGTCTGGGGGGGGGCGCGGCGTCCAGTATGGACAGCGGTGCCAGTGCCGAGGATCTGGACTTTGCCTCGGTGCAGCGCGGCAACCCTGAAATGGAACGTCGTTGCCAAGAGGTGATTGATCGTTGCACTGCCCAAGGGGAAAATAACCCCATTATTTCCATTCATGACATCGGTGCTGGCGGGCTTTCCAACGCCGTGCCTGAATTGGTTAATGACGCGGGGCGTGGGGGGACGTTCGAGTTGCGTAAAGTGCCAAACGATGAACCGGGCATGTCGCCAATGGCCATCTGGTGCAATGAATCCCAAGAGCGTTATGTGATGGCGGTCAGCGATCAGCGTCTAGCTTCTTTTGTTGAACTGTGTGAGCGAGAACGCTGCCCGTATGCGGTGTTGGGGCGCGCTACTCAAGAACAGCAGTTGGTGGTGAAAGACCGTCACTTTGGCAATAACGCGGTTGATATTCCCATGGAGGTGCTGCTGGGAAAAGCACCGAAGATGACCCGTAACGTGGTACATCGAGTGGTGAAACACACCGCCTTTGATACCAGTAAGATCGATCTGAGTGATGCGGTGCAGCGGGTGTTGCGTCTGCCCGCTGTGGCGAGTAAGTCTTTTTTGATCACCATTGGGGATCGTTCCATTACTGGCATGGTTTGCCGCGATCAAATGGTTGGCCCGTGGCAGGTGCCGGTGGCGGATGTCGCCGTGACTTGCAATGATTATGAAGGCTATTACGGTGAGGCGATGGCGATGGGAGAGCGTTCCCCTCTGGCGTTGATCAACCCAGCCGCCTCCGGTCGCATGGCCATCGCTGAGGCGTTGAGCAATTTGGCCGCCAGTTCCATTGAGTCCTTGGGTGACGTTAAATTGTCGGCCAACTGGATGGCCGCAGCGGGTCATGCTGGTGAAGATGCGGCTCTGTTTGATACGGTTAAAGCGGTGGGTGAGGAGCTGTGTCCCGAGCTGGGCATCGCCATTCCGGTGGGCAAAGATTCACTCTCGATGAAAACCGTTTGGCAGCACGAGGGGGAAGATCGGGCTGTGATAGGTCCGCTCTCTTTGGTGATCACGGCTTTTGCTCCAGTAGAAGACGTGCGTGTCACCTTGACGCCGCAATTGCAGCGTGAGGCGGTGGAGAGCGAACTTATTTTATTGGATCTTGGGCTGGGTAAAAGCCGTTTGGGCGGTTCAGCCTTGGCGCAGGTGTATAAACAGGTGGGCGATGAAACGCCCGATTTGGAAAGCGCCAAACAATTCAAAGCCTTTTTTGCCCTGATCCAACGGTTGAACCGCAATGGCCTGTTGTTGGCTTATCATGATCGTTCGGATGGGGGTCTGTTTGTGACCTTATGTGAAATGGCGTTTGCTGGTCATACGGGATTGGATGTGGATGTTTCCATGTTGGGCAAAGACGTTTTGGCCAGCCTGTTTAATGAAGAACTGGGGGCGGTTCTTCAAGTAGCGGAGCACAACGTTGCACGGGTCATGGAGCTGATTGGCGAGGCCGGTTTGCAGGCGTGTGTGCACTCCATTGGCACTCTGAATGAGTGTGATGAGATCCGTTTGCTCAATGCTCAAGAGACCCTGTTCCATGCTAAACGTGCCGAGTTGCAGTCCATCTGGTCAGAGACCAGTTATCAGATGCAGTTGCTGCGTGACAACCCTGATTGCGCTAAAGAGGCTTTTTCCGAGCAGTCTACTGAAGATGTTGGCCAGTCGGTGCGTTTGAGCTTTGATCCACGTCAAGATGTGACGGCAGCCTATTTGAGCGGTGCTCGTCCTCGGGTGGCGATTTTGCGCGAGCAGGGGGTTAATGGTCAGGTTGAGATGGCGGCGGCCTTTGATCGTGCTGGTTTTGATGCCATTGATGTGCATATGAGCGATTTGATTGAAGGTCGTGTCTCGCTGGTGGACGTTAATGGCTTGGTGGCGTGCGGTGGTTTCTCTTATGGCGATGTACTGGGCGCAGGGGGCGGTTGGGCGAAATCGGTGCTCTTTAATGAGCGGGCGCGTGAGCAGTTTGAGCGCTTTTTCCAACGCCATGATAGTTTTTCTTTGGGGGTCTGTAACGGCTGTCAGATGTTGTCGCAGCTGAAAAGTTTGATCCCAGGGGCGCAGCATTGGCCGCGTTTTGTCCGCAACCGTTCTGAGCAGTTTGAAGCGCGGTTCAGTCGGGTGGAGATTTTGGAATCGCCGTCGCTGTTTTTGCAGGGCATGGCCGGTTCGCAGCTCTCCATTGCGGTGGCGCACGGTGAGGGTCGGGCGCTGTTTGACAGCGAGACGGATAAAAACGCCGCGCAGTTGGCGCTGCGTTATCTGGACAACCAAGGCAATCCGGCCTCGAGTTATCCGGCTAACCCCAACGGCTCTCCTGAGGGCATTACCGGCCTGACCAGCGACGACGGTCGTGTGACCATTATGATGCCGCACCCTGAGCGGGTATTCCGTACGGTGCAGCATTCGTGGCACCCAAAAGAGTGGGGTGAAGAGGGGCCGTGGTTGCGCATGTTCCGCAACGCTCGGCGTTGGGTGAATTAG
- the nfo gene encoding deoxyribonuclease IV: protein MHYIGAHVSAAGGVQNAPLNAKKIGAKAFALFTKNQRQWRAKPLTDEAIAEFKQNLTLADIQPNQVLPHDSYLINLGHPEQEPLEKSRAAFLDEMQRCEQLGLSLLNFHPGSHLRKISAEESLDKVAESINITLQWSQGVTAVIENTAGQGSNLGYRFEHLAHIIDKVEDKSRVGVCLDTCHTFTAGYDLRTEENCEATFAEFERLVGFEYLRGMHLNGSKPDLGSRVDRHDSLESGKLGLEVFRYIMNDARFADIPMVLETVDDTIWAQEIELLYGMQQITD, encoded by the coding sequence ATGCATTACATCGGAGCGCACGTCAGTGCGGCAGGCGGGGTGCAAAATGCACCTCTGAACGCCAAAAAAATCGGTGCCAAGGCCTTTGCTCTGTTCACCAAAAATCAGCGTCAATGGCGCGCTAAGCCACTGACGGATGAGGCCATTGCCGAGTTTAAACAGAATTTAACCTTGGCTGACATCCAGCCCAATCAGGTGTTGCCTCACGACAGTTATTTGATTAATTTGGGGCATCCAGAACAAGAGCCATTGGAAAAATCCCGTGCCGCCTTTCTGGATGAGATGCAGCGTTGTGAACAGTTGGGTCTGTCATTGCTTAATTTTCACCCGGGTTCTCATTTGCGTAAGATCAGCGCGGAAGAGAGTTTGGATAAGGTGGCCGAGTCGATCAACATCACGTTGCAGTGGAGCCAAGGGGTGACGGCGGTGATTGAAAATACCGCTGGGCAGGGCAGCAACTTAGGTTATCGTTTTGAACATTTGGCACACATCATCGACAAAGTGGAAGATAAGAGTCGCGTAGGGGTGTGTTTGGATACCTGTCACACCTTTACCGCCGGTTACGATCTGCGCACAGAGGAAAATTGTGAAGCCACTTTTGCCGAGTTTGAGCGTTTGGTGGGTTTTGAGTATCTGCGCGGTATGCATTTGAACGGCTCCAAACCCGATTTGGGTTCAAGAGTGGATCGCCATGATTCATTGGAGAGCGGTAAATTGGGTTTAGAGGTGTTTCGTTACATTATGAATGACGCTCGTTTTGCTGATATTCCGATGGTTTTGGAGACCGTTGATGATACGATTTGGGCGCAAGAGATTGAATTGCTTTACGGAATGCAGCAGATTACGGATTAA
- a CDS encoding DUF302 domain-containing protein, which yields MKNIVQKQSLTTLLVAFVLGLISSVFLAKAFLPMLLVNEFKSPLPFERTLSMIEANAIEAGLDVPKEWQADRRQQYKMLTGIDIGANGLLTACDPKLGAALLKEDRYKVLSVLLPCSIAVYRKKDGRTYVATLNVEFLSFAFGGKAGESLKEFAPLLERITHLK from the coding sequence ATGAAAAATATTGTGCAGAAACAGAGTTTAACGACCTTATTGGTTGCGTTTGTTTTGGGTTTGATCAGCTCGGTTTTTCTGGCCAAAGCATTTTTACCTATGTTGTTGGTGAATGAATTTAAAAGCCCGTTGCCCTTTGAACGTACCTTGTCGATGATTGAGGCGAACGCCATTGAAGCGGGTTTGGATGTGCCGAAAGAGTGGCAAGCGGATCGCCGTCAGCAGTATAAAATGCTGACGGGCATTGATATTGGGGCTAACGGTCTATTGACGGCCTGTGACCCTAAGTTGGGCGCAGCGTTGCTAAAAGAGGATCGTTATAAAGTGCTGTCGGTGTTGTTGCCTTGCTCGATTGCGGTCTATCGCAAAAAAGACGGACGCACGTATGTGGCGACTTTGAATGTGGAGTTTTTGAGTTTTGCCTTTGGTGGCAAAGCTGGCGAGAGCTTGAAAGAGTTTGCTCCGTTGCTGGAGAGGATTACGCATTTAAAGTAG
- the hisC gene encoding histidinol-phosphate transaminase, with protein sequence MSRFWSQIVSKLTPYVPGEQPKTEQLIKLNTNENPYPPSPKVLAALTQEASEQLRLYPDPNADALKQTLADYHQLSPDQVFVGNGSDEVLAHTFQALLKQDKPLLYPEISYSFYPVYCGLYEVNAEKIPLNDKLEIDLEDYRIDNGGIIFPNPNAPTGQLLPLDQIRQLLEFNRNSVVVVDEAYIDFGGQSAASLVNDYPNLLVIQTFSKSRSLAGLRVGFALGHRDLVNGLERVKNSFNSYPLDRFAQAGAVAALHDQRYFEQSCQKIIDSRQWLQQQLEDLGFNVLPSSANFLFVSHPEKDAEQISQSLREQSIIVRHFKQPAEISQYLRITVGTQQECEQLIACMKTL encoded by the coding sequence ATGAGCCGTTTTTGGAGCCAAATCGTCTCCAAGCTCACCCCCTACGTACCGGGTGAGCAGCCCAAAACCGAACAGCTGATCAAACTCAACACCAATGAAAACCCCTATCCGCCCTCGCCCAAGGTGCTGGCGGCACTGACACAAGAGGCCAGCGAACAACTGCGCCTCTACCCCGACCCCAACGCCGATGCCCTAAAACAGACCTTGGCTGACTACCACCAGCTTTCCCCAGATCAGGTGTTTGTTGGCAACGGTTCCGATGAGGTGCTGGCGCACACCTTTCAAGCTCTATTAAAACAAGACAAACCGCTGCTCTATCCCGAGATCAGTTACAGTTTTTATCCCGTTTACTGCGGTCTTTATGAAGTCAATGCGGAAAAAATACCGCTGAATGACAAGTTGGAGATTGACCTAGAAGACTACCGCATCGACAACGGCGGTATTATTTTCCCCAATCCCAACGCCCCCACCGGTCAACTGTTGCCGCTGGATCAGATTCGCCAACTGCTGGAGTTCAACCGCAATTCCGTGGTGGTGGTTGATGAAGCCTACATCGACTTCGGTGGCCAATCCGCCGCCAGCTTGGTCAATGACTACCCTAATTTATTGGTGATTCAGACCTTCTCCAAATCTCGCTCACTGGCCGGTCTACGGGTCGGTTTTGCCTTGGGTCATCGGGATCTGGTCAACGGACTGGAGCGGGTTAAAAACAGCTTCAACTCCTACCCACTGGATCGTTTCGCTCAAGCGGGTGCAGTAGCCGCTCTGCACGATCAACGTTACTTTGAACAGAGCTGCCAGAAAATAATCGACTCTCGCCAATGGCTGCAACAACAATTGGAAGATCTAGGGTTTAACGTGCTGCCATCGAGTGCTAACTTTCTCTTTGTCAGCCACCCCGAGAAAGACGCTGAGCAGATCAGCCAAAGCCTACGCGAACAAAGCATCATTGTGCGCCACTTCAAACAACCCGCTGAGATCAGCCAATATCTGCGCATCACCGTTGGTACACAACAAGAGTGTGAACAGTTAATTGCATGCATGAAAACCCTTTAA